GCCCGGCTTCATCTGGAACGACGGCTTGTTGACCTTGCCACCGTTGACCTCGATGTGGCCGTGGACGACCATCTGGCGGGCCTGGTAGATGGTGCGGGCGATGCCCGAACGCAGCACCAGCGAGTCCAGACGGGTCTCCAGCTCGGCGACGAGCGCCTCACCGGTCTTGCCCTCGGCCTTCTTCGCGCGGTCGAACGCACGCGACAGCTGCTTCTCGCTCAGGTCGTACTGGGCGCGAAGACGCTGCTTCTCGAGCAGACGGACCTTGTAGTCCGAGTTCTGCTTGCGGCCACGGCCGTGCTGGCCGGGCGGGTACGGGCGGGCCTCGAAGTACTTGACGGACTTCGGGGTCAGCGGCACGCCGAGCGCACGCGCGATCTTGACCTTGGGACGCTTCTGGTTCGCCATGAACCAAACCTTCCTTGCTTTCGAATACGGCTTCACCAGGTGTTGACGGAGGTCGCACGTCGCGACCCGGAGAAAACCCCACTGCCTGCGCAGCGAAGTCAGCCGCTCTCCGGAGCCGGGCACGAAAAGTGCTTGTCACACGGACGACCCGG
The nucleotide sequence above comes from Streptomyces kaniharaensis. Encoded proteins:
- the rpsD gene encoding 30S ribosomal protein S4, translating into MANQKRPKVKIARALGVPLTPKSVKYFEARPYPPGQHGRGRKQNSDYKVRLLEKQRLRAQYDLSEKQLSRAFDRAKKAEGKTGEALVAELETRLDSLVLRSGIARTIYQARQMVVHGHIEVNGGKVNKPSFQMKPGFVVTVRERSKEKVPFQVAREGGYAGEGQTPKYLEVNLKALAFRLDRAPQRKEIPVICDEQLVVEYYSR